CGTCTTCTCCAGCCGTGCCACCAGCGCCTTGATGACCGCTTCTTCCATCCCGCGCGGCACGATGGAACGGCGGATGGCAGTGCACTTCTGGCCGGCTTTGCCGGTCATCTCGCGCACCACTTCCTTGATAAAGAGGTCGAACTCTTCGGTTCCCGGCGCCGCATCGGGGCCGAGGATTGAACAGTTGAGCGAATCGGCCTCGGCGTTGAACCGAACCGAGTGGGAGGCAATCGCCGCTCCGGTACGCAACATGAGCGCGGTGTCGGCCGAGCCCGTAAATGCGACGGCGTCCTGCTCGGTCACATGTTGGAGCAGATCCCCCGCGCTTCCCACAATCAGCTGCACGGCGCCAGGCGGAAGAATGCCCGACGCAATGATCTCGCGGAACATCGCCTCGGTGAGGTAGCTCGTGGCGGTGGCGGGCTTCACAATGGCCGGCACGCCCGCGAGGAGGGTGGGCGCGAGTTTCTCGAGCATTCCCCAACAGGGAAAGTTGAAGGCGTTGATGTGCACCGCCGCGCCTTCGAGCGGCACGCAAATGTGCCGCGCCACAAAGGTGCCGCCCTTGCTCAACGGCTCGGTGGGGCCATCGACATAGAAGGTCTCATTCGGAAACTCTCGGCGCCCGCGGCTCGAATAGGCGAACAGAGTGCCGATGCCACCCTCAATGTCCACCCACGAATCGGCTTTGGTGGCGCCCGTAGCGGCGCTCAGCGCGTAGAACGCGTCCTTACGCTCCATGAGATATTTGCCGAGTGCTTTGAGCATCGCGGCGCGCTGATGAAAGGTGAGCCGCCGCATGGCCGGGCCGCCCACGGTCCGCGCGTACTCGAGCATCGCCTTGAAATCGACGCCGCCGCTGGATGTTTGCGCGATGGCCTCGCCCGTGACGGCGTGATGCATCAACGCCTGCGTGCCTGTCCCCGCGACCCACTCGCCACCCGCAAAATTCCGGAGTTGCTGCACGACCGATTCTCCTCGTGTGTGAAGCGCACGTCGTGCGCGCTTCGCGTTGTGCCCTGCTCACGCACGCCGCATACGCTCGGCTATGCGCGCTCGCCTTTGATGTCGGCCCACGTTTTGTGCACCGCGCTCTGCGCGGGCCGGTTCGCAGGCACCTCGCGCAGTGGTTCGGCGGCGCTCCATCCTGCACGCATCGCGGCTGGAAGCGCCTGATACAACGCGGTGCCCTTGGTTTTCCACGCGAGCATTTCGTCGGTGACGTCTTTGACGATCTTCGCGGGATTCCCCACCACGACTTTGCGCGGGGGCACCTGCATCTCCGACGGCACAAAGCAGAGCGCACCCACCACGCTGCCATCGCCGATGTCGGCGTTGTCCATCACCACGGCATTCATACCGACGAGCACGTTGGCGCCAATGTGTGCGCCGTGCACAATCGCCCCATGCCCAATGTGCGCACCCTCTTCGAGCCGCACGACCACGCCGGGGAACATGTGAATGGTGCAGTTCTCCTGCACATTGCAGCCGTCGGCAATCACAATGCCGCCCCAGTCGCCGCGAATCGCGGCACCGGGACCGATGTATACGTTGCGGCCAATGATCACATTGCCCGTGACGGCGGCCTGCGGATGCACGAAGGCCGACTCATGCACCACGGGAATAAATCCCTCAAAAGCGTAGATCATCGGAGGACCGTGGCGCGGGAGGAGCAGCGCGACGGCATCAGACGCGCTCCACGATCAGTGCAAAGCCCTGCCCCACGCCAATGCACATGGTGCAGAGCGCGTAGCGACCGCCGGTGCGTTCGAGTTCGCGCATCGCCGTGAGCGCGAGGCGCGCGCCGCTCATGCCGAGCGGATGTCCGAGGGCAATGGCGCCGCCGTTGGGGTTCACGCGAGGATCATCGTCGGCGATTCCAAGTTCACGCACGCACGCGAGGGACTGGGCCGCAAAAGCTTCGTTCAGTTCAATCACATCCATCTGTGCCAGCGTCAGGCCGGCGCGCTGGAGTGCAATCTTGGTGGCGGGCACCGGCCCCATGCCCATGATGCGCGGTTCTACGCCGGCCGCCGCGCTTGCCACGACACGAGCGCGCGGCGTGAGGCCGAGTTCCTGTGCCGCAGCACCCGAGGCGAGCAGCAATGCCGCCGCGCCATCGTTGAGCCCAGAGGCGTTGCCGGCGGTGACGGAGCCCTGGCCATCCGTCCGGAAGGCGGGCTTGAGTTTGGCGAGCGTTTCCAGCGACGTATCGGGGCGCAAGAACTCGTCGTGCTCCACCTTCAGCGCGTCGCCTTTCTTCTGCGGAATTTCCACCGGCGCAATCTCAATCGCGAATCGTCCGCTCGCGCGCGACGCCGCCGCCTTCTGTTGTGACCGCACCGCGAAGGCATCTTGATCGGCTCGCGTGATGCCGTACTGCGCGGCCACATGCTCCGCGGTCTCGCCCATCGAGTCGGTGCCGTGCAGCGCCTTCATCTTTGCATTTACAAAACGCCAGCCGAGGCTGGTGTCGAACAGCTGTACGTCGCGCGCGAACGGTGTGGTGCCCTTACTGAGCACAAAGGGCGCGCGTGTCATTGACTCCATACCGCCGGCAATCAGCACATCGCCTTCGCCGCAGCGAATGGCGCGCGCGCTTTGTGCGACGGCACTCAGGCCAGAAGCACACAACCGATTGACTGTTTCGCCGGGCACCGTTACGGGCAGACCGGCGAGTAGCAACGCCATGCGCGCCACGTTGCGGTTGTCTTCGCCGGCCTGATTGGCGCACCCCATAATCACATCAGCAATACGAGCGGGGTCGAGCGCAGGGTTGCGCGCCAACAGAGTGCGAATGGCGTGTGCACCGAGATCGTCGGCGCGCACCGAACTCAGCGCGCCGCCGAGGTTTCCGATCGGCGTACGCACGCCGTCAATGATGAATGCGTCAGTCATACGGGAGTCGAGGGAAGGCCGAGCGTGTTGCCGAGCTCGGGAAAGTGATCCACCTGCGTGCGATATACGGTTCCGCGAAAATGTCCGACCACGGCGCCGAGTTGATTGCGCACTGTTACGGTGCAGAACGCGAGGCGCTTACTGGTCGATTCCTGCACGGCCACAGCCGTGAGCCGATCACCTGGACGTACGGCGGCCGGGTAACTCATGGTCGTATCCACAGCGACGCTGAGGCGTCCACAGTTGTTGGTAGCAAATGCAAACGCGCTGTCGGCGAGCGAATACGCCACGCCGCCATGCGAGGTTCCGAATCCGTTCACCATTTCGGCGCGGACATCCATCGTGCACGTCGCACAGCCCGGCGCGACGTCCGTCACCTCAATACCGAGCCATTGCGAGAAGGCGTCGTTGCCCATCATCTGGATGACGACGCG
This portion of the Gemmatimonadota bacterium genome encodes:
- a CDS encoding transferase hexapeptide repeat family protein, giving the protein MIYAFEGFIPVVHESAFVHPQAAVTGNVIIGRNVYIGPGAAIRGDWGGIVIADGCNVQENCTIHMFPGVVVRLEEGAHIGHGAIVHGAHIGANVLVGMNAVVMDNADIGDGSVVGALCFVPSEMQVPPRKVVVGNPAKIVKDVTDEMLAWKTKGTALYQALPAAMRAGWSAAEPLREVPANRPAQSAVHKTWADIKGERA
- the pcaF gene encoding 3-oxoadipyl-CoA thiolase; protein product: MTDAFIIDGVRTPIGNLGGALSSVRADDLGAHAIRTLLARNPALDPARIADVIMGCANQAGEDNRNVARMALLLAGLPVTVPGETVNRLCASGLSAVAQSARAIRCGEGDVLIAGGMESMTRAPFVLSKGTTPFARDVQLFDTSLGWRFVNAKMKALHGTDSMGETAEHVAAQYGITRADQDAFAVRSQQKAAASRASGRFAIEIAPVEIPQKKGDALKVEHDEFLRPDTSLETLAKLKPAFRTDGQGSVTAGNASGLNDGAAALLLASGAAAQELGLTPRARVVASAAAGVEPRIMGMGPVPATKIALQRAGLTLAQMDVIELNEAFAAQSLACVRELGIADDDPRVNPNGGAIALGHPLGMSGARLALTAMRELERTGGRYALCTMCIGVGQGFALIVERV
- a CDS encoding hotdog fold thioesterase; translation: MTAIDPQTLAERVVIQMMGNDAFSQWLGIEVTDVAPGCATCTMDVRAEMVNGFGTSHGGVAYSLADSAFAFATNNCGRLSVAVDTTMSYPAAVRPGDRLTAVAVQESTSKRLAFCTVTVRNQLGAVVGHFRGTVYRTQVDHFPELGNTLGLPSTPV